A stretch of Arachis hypogaea cultivar Tifrunner chromosome 15, arahy.Tifrunner.gnm2.J5K5, whole genome shotgun sequence DNA encodes these proteins:
- the LOC112747850 gene encoding uncharacterized protein, protein MKDTNPIGKESIKWNPLWLLGISLGSITSFDEFAKLFINHFAASKIYVRDSDYISTIKQGQHENLKDYMTRFTIAAMEIPDLNPEVQLHAIKSGLRPKKFQEAIAVAKPKTLEESQDKATEQIEIEELREIRRNERPSFRKEEDKSYNKDSKKPFKLTPKFDSYTRFNTKREDIIKEILHNKLIKPPSRAGSYQDQRYVDKSKHCAFHQKFGHTTDECVIVKDLLERLARQGHLDKYISGRIRPVTQNTSDRQQEQTPNTSDKTRFQPPLTRGVINCISEGFVSGGQTSSARKRSYRAMLMVQQTDETTIRKPHTSQISFEQSDYQARATNLDDHVVISIQARDLLVKKVLLDPSSSADVFFYSTFRKMKLSEHTILPSLGELVRFSGERISILSSIWLKITMGDHPLSETKDVQFLVVDYTSPYNIIIGRPFLNSFGTIVSTIHLCVKFQLENKIRNQPEGRAREGTYDVANISNTADLDPRGDLHDRPAPTDDLEKILMLPEDEDKTTFITKPGNYCYKVMPFGLKNAGATYQRLMDKVFSKQMERTLRSMLTTTVAFNAVAINTYTLTYQSTHDMILFVE, encoded by the exons ATGAAAGACACAAATCCTATCGGGAAGGAGTCAATAAAATGGAATCCATTATGGCTTTTGGGGATTTCCTTGG GTTCCATAACCAGTTTTGATGAGTTCGCCAAATTGTTTATTAATCATTTTGCAGCATCCAAAATCTATGTGCGAGACTCAGACTATATTAGCACGATCAAGCAAGGACAGCACGAGAACTTGAAAGACTATATGACACGCTTCACAATAGCAGCCATGGAAATTCCCGACCTCAATCCAGAAGTGCAATTGCACGCCATCAAGAGCGGTCTTCGACCTAAAAAATTTCAGGAAGCTATCGCTGTGGCAAAACCGAAGACATTGGAGGAATCTCAGGATAAAGCGACCGAACAGATCGAAATAGAAGAGCTACGCGAAATTCGGAGGAATGAGAGACCATCATTCAGAAAGGAAGAAGACAAGTCTTATAACAAGGATTCCAAGAAACCCTTTAAGCTAACTCCGAAGTTTGATTCATACACCAGGTTCAATACCAAAAGGGAAGACATCATTAAAGAAATATTACACAACAAGCTAATAAAGCCACCGAGCAGAGCCGGTTCATACCAAGACCAGAGGTACGTCGACAAGTCAAAACACTGCGCCTTCCACCAAAAGTTCGGCCACACAACTGACGAATGCGTGATCGTCAAAGACCTACTAGAAAGGTTGGCCAGACAGGGACACCTAGACAAATACATAAGTGGCAGGATAAGACCAGTTACGCAGAACACAAGCGACCGGCAACAAGAGCAAACTCCAAATACCTCAGACAAAACCAGATTTCAACCTCCACTGACAAGAGGAGTTATCAATTGCATCTCTGAGGGATTCGTGAGTGGTGGACAGACAAGCTCGGCGCGAAAGCGTAGTTACCGAGCAATGCTAATGGTCCAACAGACAGACGAGACCACCATTCGCAAACCACATACATCCCAGATATCTTTTGAACAGTCCGACTACCAAGCAAGAGCCACCAACCTAGATGATCATGTAGTCATTTCCATCCAGGCGAGAGATCTCCTGGTGAAGAAAGTTCTACTTGACCCCAGCAGCAGCGCGGACGTCTTCTTTTACTCTACTTTCAGGAAAATGAAACTTAGTGAGCACACAATACTACCATCCTTGGGGGAGCTAGTCAGATTCTCAGGGGAACGAATATCTATCCTCAGCAGCATATGGCTAAAAATAACCATGGGCGACCACCCCTTGAGTGAAACAAAGGACGTGCAGTTCCTAGTTGTCGACTACACTAGCCCTTACAATATCATCATTGGTAGACCTTTTTTAAATTCCTTCGGTACTATTGTATCCACTATCCATCTATGTGTCAAGTTTCAG cttgaAAATAAGATCAGAAACCAACCAGAAGGACGAGCTAGAGAAGGAACCTATGATGTGGCAAATATCTCGAACACTGCCGATCTTGATCCAAGAGGAGATCTCCACGACAGGCCTGCACCAACAGATGACCTTGAAAAG ATTCTAATGCTTCCAGAAGATGAGGATAAAACAACTTTTATCACCAAACCTGGAAACTATTGTTATAAggttatgccttttggacttaaGAATGCAGGTGCTACTTATCAACGACTGATGGACAAGGTCTTCAGTAAGCAAATGGAAAGAACCTTGAGGTCTATGTTGACGACTACGGTGGCTTTCAATGCAGTGGCTATAAATACCTATACATTAACCTACCAATCTACACATGACATGATACTTTTT gTAGAATAG
- the LOC112748839 gene encoding CASP-like protein ARALYDRAFT_485429 — translation MMEEVAGAFGSSASFALRLGQTVFSSASLLFMCFGVDFYSYTAFCYLVTVMGLVIPWSVTLLVVDAYSVFIKDLQIQQRIVMIIFLGDMVLAYLSLAAACSTASVADLLLEAGGSLCPARLCGRYQMSAAMAFLSWFLSSASCLFNFWLFSSL, via the exons ATGATGGAGGAAGTGGCAGGGGCGTTTGGCAGCAGCGCCAGCTTCGCCCTCCGCTTGGGGCAGACCGTCTTCTCCTCCGCCTCCCTTCTATTCATGTGCTTTGGCGTCGATTTCTACTCGTACACTGCTTTCTG CTATTTGGTGACAGTCATGGGTTTGGTAATTCCATGGAGCGTAACATTGTTAGTAGTAGATGCTTACTCCGTCTTCATAAAAGACCTACAAATTCAGCAAAGGATTGTAATGATAATCTTTCTGGGAGACATG GTTTTAGCGTATCTCTCGCTGGCTGCAGCATGCTCTACAGCGAGTGTCGCGGATCTTCTGCTTGAAGCTGGTGGATCCCTTTGCCCTGCAAGACTATGTGGTAGATATCAAATGTCTGCTGCTATGGCCTTTTTGTCTTGGTTTCTTTCATCAGCTTCCTGTCTTTTCAATTtttggctcttctcttctctgtaA